DNA from Candidatus Eremiobacteraceae bacterium:
CGCCCCACGTGCACCATCGGGTCATCGAGCACGTGCATGCCGTTGAACACGAACGCCGGCAGCAGCGCGAGTTTGGCGCGCGCCGTGCCGAAGTAGCCGGTCGAGCAGCCGGCGAGTCCGACCGGCTTGTCGTTCAAGCATGAATCGTCGGGCGGCCGCGACGCCCAATCGATCACGTTCTTGGTCACGCCGGACATGGACCAATTGTATTCGGGCGTCACGATGAGCAGCGCATCGGCGCTGCGGATCGCGTCGCGCATGCGCGCCACCGCGGGCGGCGGCGGATCTTCCTTGTCGGTGTTGTACAGCGGGATCTCGCTGATGTCGATCTCGACCAGCCGCCCGTCGGCCGGCGCGAGTTTGACCGCGCTGCGCAGCAGCAGCCTGTTGTACGAGCCGGCGCGCAAGCTGCCGGCGAAGCCGGCGATGACGATCTGGTCTTGCGCCATTTCAGACGCGCGTCCGTGCGCGCGTCTTGGACGCCCACACGTAGAGGCCGTCGAGCACGAGCCGCTCGTCCACGATGTCGAATACCGCACTGTGCGGCGCGATGAGATCCGCGAGTCCGCCGGTGGCGACGACGTGGGGCTTCTCGCCCATCTCGGCCGCAATCTGGCCGACCAAGTATTCGACCTGGCCGACGAAACCCAAGATGACGCCGGACTGAAGCGCGGTCGGCGTGTCGGTGCCGATGGCGGTCGGCGGTTTGACGAGCGGCACGTCCATGAGCTTGGCGGCGCGACCGATAAGCGCGTCGACCGACACCTCGATGCCCGGCGCGATCGCGGTGCCCAGATAATCTCCGCGCCCTGAGACGGCCGCGAACGTCGTCGCGGTGCCGAACTGCACCACGATGAGCGGCGGGCCATATTTTGCGACGGCGCCGATCGCTCCGCCGATGAGATCCGCGCCGAGCTCCGCCGCATGGCGCGTCTTCACCGGCACGATCGTCTGGCGCGCGGCCGACAAGAACTCCGGACGCACGCCGAAATAGCGTTGCGCCATCTCGGAGAGCGCGCGATACAGCGGCGGCACGACGCTGGCGACGGCGACGCGCTTGATGGATGAGCGGCTCACGCTGTGCAACCGGAGCATCGAATCGACCTGCCCCGCGAGGTCGTCGCCGGTCTGGCGCCGGTTGGTGACCGACCGCCAGCTATGCACGAGCGTGCCCGAGGCGCCGCCATCGAGCTCGAACAACCCGAACTTGATGTTCGTGTTGCCGACTTCCACGGCGAGCAGCATCGTCAGGTCGCGCTCCGCAGCGCGTCGATGCGGTCGAGGATCGCGGCGGCGAGCGAGGCCTTCGGCGCGCGCGCCAACCGCTCGCGCCCGTCCGCACCCCACAGCATCGTCGCTTCGCTGTCGGCCGCGCCGAACGCGCCGCCAGGACCGTCGATCCGGTTGGCCACGATGAGGTCGAGATGCTTGCGCGCCAGTTTCTCGCGTGCGTTCTCTTCGAGGCGCTCCGACTCAGCGGCGAAGCCGACGACCATGCAGCCGGCCGGGCGCGCGGCAGTGACGTCAGCGATGATATCCGGATTGCGTTGCAAACGGATCACCGCTTCGGCGGCATCCTTCTTCGCTTTGTGCGCGGCGACGAATTCGGGGCGGAAATCGGCGACGGCGGCGGCGCCGATGAACAGCGTCGTTCCGGGCAGATGCTCGAGCACGACGTTATGCATCTCGCGGGCGCTCGTCACGCGGATCAGCTCGACACCGGCCGGCTCGCGCAGCTCGGTCGGACCGCTGACCAGCGTCACGCGTGCGCCGCGCGCAGCCGCCTCGGCGGCGAGCGCATACCCCATGCGACCGCTCGACGGATTGGACAAGAAGCGCGCCGGATCGGCGAACTCGCGCGTTGGACCGGCGGTGATGAGCGCGCGCTGGCCCTCGAGCTGGCGGGTGCGCGCAAGAACGCGCCGCACGGCTTCGATGATCTCACCGTCGTCGGCCAAGCGTCCGCTGCCGACCTCGCCGCACGCCAAGAATCCTGCGCCCGGCTCGATGAACTCCATGCCGCGAGCCTGCAGAGCGGCGATGTTCGCCTGCGTCGGTGCCGCTTCGAGCATCGCGGTGTTCATCGCAGGCGCGATAAGCACCGGCCGGCGCGTGGCGAGGACGGCCGTCGTGAGCAGATTGTCTGCCGCACCGTGCGCGAGTTTCGCGAGGGTGTTGGCGGTCGCGTTGAGCACGAGCATGAGGGCGCTCTTGCGTACCAAGCCGATGTGGGCGATGTCCCAGCTCGCGTCCTGCGCGAACATGTCGGTGTGCACGTCGTGGTTCGACAGCGCTTGGAAGGTCAGCGGCGCGACGAACTTGGTCGCGGACTGCGTCATGATGACGTGCACGTCGGCGCCCGCCTGGCGCAGCGCGCTGACGACGCCCGCGCACTTGTAGGCCGCGATACCGCCGCACACGCCCACGAGGAGCGTGGTGCCGGCAAGGTCGTTCGAAGGTGTTCGGCTCATCGTGCGGGCGTGTGCACTTCCATGTTGTCGATCAAGCGGGTCGGGCCGGCGAAGGCCGCTCCGACCACGAGCAGACCGGCGTCTTGCGGCGCCGTGCGCAAGGGCTCGAAGACCGCCGGATCGACGACGGCCAGGTAGTCCATCTTCAAGGGCGGCAGCGTCGCCTCCGCCTGTGCCACGGCGCGCTCGACGTCGCGTTCGCCCGCTTCCAGCGATCGCGCGACCTGCGTCAGCGCGGCGTAAAGCCGCGGCGCGGCAGCGCGCTGCCCGGCGTCTAGATACGCATTGCGCGAGGACAGCGCCAGCCCGTCGGCTTCGCGCACCGTCGCGCAGGCGGTGATGCGCACCGGCAGGTCGAGATCGCGGACCATGCGCGACACCACCGCAAGCTGCTGCGCATCTTTTTGACCGAAGTACGCGACGTCGGGCGCGACGATGTTGAACAGCTTGAGGACGACGGTCGCCACGCCGCCGAAAAAGCCGGGCCGGCGTTCGCCTTCCAAGCGCGCGGCCAGCGCGCCGGGCGTCACCGTGAACTGCGATCCCGGCGGATACATCTCGTCGTGCGACGGCGCGAACACGAGGTCGGTGCCGGCGCGGTCCAGCACGGCGCCGTCTCGTTCCGGCGTGCGCGGATAGCGGTCGAAATCCTCGGCGGGGCCGAACTGGAGCGGATTGACGAAAATGGATACGATCACCGATGCGCATTCGCGCCGCGCCCGCTCGACGAGCGAGACGTGGCCGGCGTGCAGCGCGCCCATCGTCGGCACGAATCCGACCGGCGCGGGCATGCCGCGGCGCATCCGGCGCAGGTCCGCTACGTTTGCGGCCGTGTGCACGCGGTCAGCGAGGGTCTGGTAATTCGAGGACGCGCAGCATTGTGCGCCCGACCACAAACGGCTGCCCGGCCGAGATCATCACGCCTGCGTCGATCGCCCGTCCGTCGATGAACGTGCCGTTGCTGCTGCCCAGATCGGTGAGGCGCAAGCCCGTGACGTCAGCGCACACTTCGGCATGGGTACGTGAAATTGTGCGGTCCGTGGGCACGACGGCCTGAACCGCGTCGGCATCTCTGCCGATACTTATGCGCTGCTCGAATCGCCATTGGCGGCCGTCGAGCGGACCGTTCATCGCCTCGATCGCGTACATGCCGGCGCCCGCTTTTCGAGGGTTTGGCATGCCTCTCCCGCGCCGAACAGGCGCGCCGCCTGGGTCGTCACACCGAAGATATGACGCTTTGACGGCTCAAGTGCCCCCTGCGGACGGCCGATGATACATATATGAAGGCGCCGCCGAGAGAGCAGGCGGCAGCCGGCACCGACTCTACAGCCGGAGCAATCTTGGAGTGGACAACTCAGGCGTGAAGAATCTGCAATCGGAGCTGGTCGACATAGACGCGGACGCTCTGCGTGAAGCGGAGCGCGTGTTCGCGCAAGGCATCCTGGACACGATGCCTGGGAAGTCCGTGGCACGGGCTTCCTATGAAGAGACGCGCGTCGTCCTCACCATGACGGACGGCACCGAGTACTATTTCTACGGCTTTTTAGGCGAATCAGGTCTTCGGTAGGACGTTGGCGTCCACGAAGTCGGCGATCGCTCGCCGGTCTTCTGGATCTATGGACGTGAACGCGATCCCATGATGGAAGGTCTTCTCGGCGCCCAAGAACGCGCTTAGCACTGCGCGTCCGCGCAGGCGGATGGCGCTGTCGTGCCCGGGAAGACGGAACTTGATGTCAAGCGTCGCGCGTGGCGGCACGTCGGTCGGCGCCACCAGACGCATCCCGCCCGCGCCGAGATCCAACACTGAGCCAGAGCGCGCCGTCGCGTCGCCCTCGAGCGAGAACTCGACCGGCAGCGACACCGGAACGCGGACGTATTGGCGCCTATGCAGGTCACCGGTCATGCGGGCATATTCTCGTTCGTGGTGGCGCAAGGCCTCTTATGCGAGCGCGCCCGCAGCCGCGCTCATGGTCGCGAGGACGCCGTGCGAGGCGTCGATGCCGCCCTGCAGATAGACTTCATACGGTTCGCGCAGCGGCGCATCGCACGACAGCTCGAGGGTCGACCCCGAGATGAATGCGCCGCCCGCCATGATCACCGGATCCGCATACCCGGGCACCGCTCCCGGTTGCGGCGTGGCACGCGCGTTGACCGGCAGCATCCGCTGCAAGCCGCGCGCGAAGCCCTCCAGACGCGCGGCATTGCCGAGCCGGATCGCTTGGACGATGTCGGTCCGCGGCGCGCCCGGCAGCGGATCCACGGCAAAGCCTAGCCGCGCGAACAGCGCCGCCGCGAAATCGAGGGTCTTGAGGCTCTCGACGACGGCGCGCGGAGCGCGGTGCAGGCCGGCGAAAAACCAGCGCGCGGTATCCAGCGTCGGGCCGACCGCATCTCCGAGGCCCGGCGCAAAGACGTGGTTTGCGACTCGCTCGACGATGTCTGCGCGTCCGGCTACGTACGCCCCCGTCGTCGCGACGCCGCCGCCCGGATTCTTGATCAACGAACCGATGATGACGTCGGCGCCCACGGCGGTCGGCTCTTCGAGCTCGACCAGTTCGCCATAGCAGTTGTCGACGACGACGGTCGTGCCCGGCGCATGCGAGCGCACCAGCTCGACGAGCGCGCCGATCTGCGCGACCGAAAGCGACGGGCGCACGGCGTAGCCGCGCGAGCGTTGGATAAACGCGACGTCGGGTGCGCGGCGCAACGCGTCGGCGACGTCTTCGGCGCGCGGCGTGCCGCCTGTCGTCCACGCCGCCTCAAGGTACTGGACGCCGCCGGCACGCTCCAATCCCTCTGGGTGGTCGGAGATCGCCAGACGCAACGTGTCATACGGCCTGCCGGTGAGCGAGCACAACGTGCCGCCGCGCGGCAGCAGCGCGCGCAGCGTCGCGATGATCGCGTGCGTCGCGCTGACAAGCTGCAATCGCGCGAGCGCTGCCGGAGCGTCCAACACGTCGGCGAGCAGCGCTTCGTACGCCTCGCGGCCGCGATCGTGGTACGCGTATCCGGTGCTGCCGGCCAGATGCGAATCGTCGATGCCGGCGCGCATGAACGCGGCGATGACCTTAGCGCCGACCGCCAGCCCGCGCGCTTCGCGCTCGCGCCATGCGCCTGCGACGTCGTCGAGCGCAGCCTCTCCTGCTTCGATGATAGGCTCGGGGATGTCGAGCCTGCCTGCCGCTTCGGCCAGCGCGCGTCTCACGGCGCGCTCTCCGGATGCCGCTCGAGCTCGAGCTCATGCTCGCGGATGGCCTCGGCGGCCTGGACGAGCTGCGCTTCTTCTTCAGGCTTGGCGCGCAGCGTCTCTTCGAACGCGCGGTAGAACGGTACGTAGAGCAAAAGCGAGATCGCGATGTTCACCAGCACCAGGATGACGGCGCGCCAGTCGCCGCTGGTCGTGAGCCAGGCGCCGATGGGCGCCGGGATCGCGCTCGGCAGGAAGACGACCGTCTTGGCGACCAGCCCGAAGTACATCGCCAGATAGGTCACCGTCGCCAGGATGAGCGGTACGCCGATGAACGGGATGGTCAGGCTGGGGTTCATCACCAGCGGCAATCCGAAGATGAGCGGCTCGTTGACGTTGATCATGCTCGGCAGGAGCGATGCGAATCCCAGCCTGCGGATGCGAGGGATGCGCGAGAACAGCATCAGCAGGTTGAGCGACAGCGTCGCGCCGGAGCCGCCCGGGAAAAAGAACAGGAACAGCGTGATCGTCACGATGTGCGGCGGCGCTTGGTGATGGAGCACGGCTTGGCTGTTGGCGTCGATCGCGCCGAGAAAGACCGGCGTTGTCAACGCGGCGAGAAAGCCCGGACCGTGCACGCCCGCGGTCCACAGCAGCACCTGCAAGAACACGACGAGCAACAGGGCCGGCAGCGTGTCCCCGACTCCGATGAGCGGCTTCACCGACGCCAAGAGCACGTCTGCCATGCTCTGGTGCGACGGCGCCAGCACAACGGCGATGCCGGCGAAGATCGCGACGACCACCAAGCCGGAGAGCGCCGCCGCGATCGGACGGCTGGTCACCGCACGATAGATCAAACGCATCACTTCGCCGCTGATACTGGCCACGATGATCGCCAGGAAGAGGCTGCTGGCGGACAGCGTGCCCAGCAGCACGATGGGCGAGAGGGGCACCGGCCGGGGCAGCGACAGCACGAACGCAAGGGCGGTGAGGATGACGGCCGGGATGCGGTCGTATCGAAAGCGCAGCGCCAAGTTGTTGGCCAGCAGCAACGCGAGCGCGACGCCCATCGCGCCGAAGCCGATATGATAGGCATCGAGAAAGCGCGCGAAGAGTTCGGCCTCGTGCCACTGCATCGGGTGCGGCGGTATCCAGAAGTAGGCCCCGATCGTGGCCGCTGCCATGACCCAAAACGCCGGCTGGATGGCGGCACGCACCGCCGCGAAGTGCGGCTCGTCCGCCGCGCGCTGCAGGCGCGGTAGCATGCGCGCTTCAAGCGCGGCGATGGCGGCGTCGAGTCCGCGCAGCGCGGAGGTCTTCACCTGCCGCGGCCCGTTACGATGCGCGCTCGGCCCGGCGCGCCGCCCGCTGTGCGGCCCCCGCGATAAAGCCTCGAAACAGGGCGCGGCTCGGCTCGTCGCGCCGCACGAGCTCTTCAGGGTGCCATTGGACGCCGATGCACATCGCCCGCGCATCGGTCGCTTCGACCGCTTCGACGATGCCGTCGCGCGTGGCCGCGACCGCACGCAAGCCGGCGGGAACGCGGCGCACCGCTTGATGGTGCAGCGAATTGGTGGCCATCGTGGTCGTGCCGACCAGCTCCGCCAGCGCTGATCCGGCGACGATCTCGACCACATGTGTCGTCTCGTCACGCGCGTGATCGGGGGTTTGGCTATGGCGCAGCCGCAAGCTGTTCGGCGCCGCGTATTGGTCGTCGATGTCTTCGTACAGCGTGCCGCCGAAGGCGACGTTCATGACCTGCATGCCGCGACAGATGCCAAACAGCGGGATGCCCGCGCGTTTGGCCGCGCGCGCCACCTCGAGTTGGAACTCATCGGTGCCTTCGGGCGCCGGCTGGACGGACGGATGTTCGCGGCTGCCGTAGAGCGCCGGCGCGACATCCGCACCGCCGGGCAGCAGCACGCCGTCAAAGCGCTCGATGAGATCGGGCACCGAGGCGATGAAATGCGGCGGGGCGACAAGCTCGGGCTGGCCCCCGGCTTGCTCGATCGCAAAGCGATACTTGGCCCGTGCGTCGGGCGCGTCGACCTCAGACGCGCTGACCGCGATCGCGATCCTGGGCTTCATGCGGTCTGTCTTTCACCGTACAAATGCGAGATGGCCTGCCTTGTGAGGCAGACCACCGTTTACGACAGCTATGCAGCGGTCGAATTTATTCGACCGACGACCGGCGACCGATTTACAGCTTGCGGATGACCGCCGAGACCTTGCCGATGACCTGGACGTTGTCCGAGTAGATCGGCTCCATGTATTTGTTGGCCGGCTGAAGCCTGACGCGATTCGCTTCCTTATAGAATGTCTTGACGGTGGCTTCGCCCTCGGTGCCGGGACCTTCGACCATCGCGACCACGATGTCGCCGTTGTCCGCGACCTGTTGCGGCTGAACCACGATGAGATCGCCGTCGAGAATCGCCGCGTCCACCATCGAGTCGCCCTTGACGCGCAACATGAACGAACCAGACTTGGCGGCAAGGTTGGAAGGCAGCACGATCTCGGTTTCGACGTCTTGGTTCGCGGTGGCGACCGGGCCGGCGGCGATGCGGCCGACGAGCGGCAAGGTCACGACGTCGCGCGACACCTCGCTGCCGGTGACCAGCGCGCGCGGCTTGGTGGCGTCGCGGTGGATGAGGCCTTTGCGCTGCAGCGTCCGCAGGTGGCTTTGGACGGTGGAGCTGCTGGAGAGGCCGACGCGCTCGCCGATCTCCCGGACCGACGGCGGGTAGCCGTGCTCGCGCTGGAACTCTTTGATGACGTCCAGGATGGCCTGTTGACGCGGTGTCGTCTTGCGATCCACGAGAAGCCCTTTCCCTGATCAGCCGCCTTGCGGGACAATAGGCGACAAAGACATCCGTCGAAGGCTCACCCGAACGACGGTAACCGGATTCTAGCATACCCCGCGGCGCGAATGCAAACGTTTGTTCGAAAAAACCTTGACACT
Protein-coding regions in this window:
- a CDS encoding NAD(P)H-dependent oxidoreductase; protein product: MAQDQIVIAGFAGSLRAGSYNRLLLRSAVKLAPADGRLVEIDISEIPLYNTDKEDPPPPAVARMRDAIRSADALLIVTPEYNWSMSGVTKNVIDWASRPPDDSCLNDKPVGLAGCSTGYFGTARAKLALLPAFVFNGMHVLDDPMVHVGRAQTKFDASGELTDDEVRTELRELLAGLAAFARRMSKK
- a CDS encoding type III pantothenate kinase, with translation MLLAVEVGNTNIKFGLFELDGGASGTLVHSWRSVTNRRQTGDDLAGQVDSMLRLHSVSRSSIKRVAVASVVPPLYRALSEMAQRYFGVRPEFLSAARQTIVPVKTRHAAELGADLIGGAIGAVAKYGPPLIVVQFGTATTFAAVSGRGDYLGTAIAPGIEVSVDALIGRAAKLMDVPLVKPPTAIGTDTPTALQSGVILGFVGQVEYLVGQIAAEMGEKPHVVATGGLADLIAPHSAVFDIVDERLVLDGLYVWASKTRARTRV
- the coaBC gene encoding bifunctional phosphopantothenoylcysteine decarboxylase/phosphopantothenate--cysteine ligase CoaBC, whose product is MSRTPSNDLAGTTLLVGVCGGIAAYKCAGVVSALRQAGADVHVIMTQSATKFVAPLTFQALSNHDVHTDMFAQDASWDIAHIGLVRKSALMLVLNATANTLAKLAHGAADNLLTTAVLATRRPVLIAPAMNTAMLEAAPTQANIAALQARGMEFIEPGAGFLACGEVGSGRLADDGEIIEAVRRVLARTRQLEGQRALITAGPTREFADPARFLSNPSSGRMGYALAAEAAARGARVTLVSGPTELREPAGVELIRVTSAREMHNVVLEHLPGTTLFIGAAAVADFRPEFVAAHKAKKDAAEAVIRLQRNPDIIADVTAARPAGCMVVGFAAESERLEENAREKLARKHLDLIVANRIDGPGGAFGAADSEATMLWGADGRERLARAPKASLAAAILDRIDALRSAT
- the panC gene encoding pantoate--beta-alanine ligase produces the protein MHTAANVADLRRMRRGMPAPVGFVPTMGALHAGHVSLVERARRECASVIVSIFVNPLQFGPAEDFDRYPRTPERDGAVLDRAGTDLVFAPSHDEMYPPGSQFTVTPGALAARLEGERRPGFFGGVATVVLKLFNIVAPDVAYFGQKDAQQLAVVSRMVRDLDLPVRITACATVREADGLALSSRNAYLDAGQRAAAPRLYAALTQVARSLEAGERDVERAVAQAEATLPPLKMDYLAVVDPAVFEPLRTAPQDAGLLVVGAAFAGPTRLIDNMEVHTPAR
- a CDS encoding FHA domain-containing protein, which translates into the protein MPNPRKAGAGMYAIEAMNGPLDGRQWRFEQRISIGRDADAVQAVVPTDRTISRTHAEVCADVTGLRLTDLGSSNGTFIDGRAIDAGVMISAGQPFVVGRTMLRVLELPDPR
- a CDS encoding PilZ domain-containing protein, producing the protein MTGDLHRRQYVRVPVSLPVEFSLEGDATARSGSVLDLGAGGMRLVAPTDVPPRATLDIKFRLPGHDSAIRLRGRAVLSAFLGAEKTFHHGIAFTSIDPEDRRAIADFVDANVLPKT
- a CDS encoding methionine gamma-lyase family protein, coding for MRRALAEAAGRLDIPEPIIEAGEAALDDVAGAWREREARGLAVGAKVIAAFMRAGIDDSHLAGSTGYAYHDRGREAYEALLADVLDAPAALARLQLVSATHAIIATLRALLPRGGTLCSLTGRPYDTLRLAISDHPEGLERAGGVQYLEAAWTTGGTPRAEDVADALRRAPDVAFIQRSRGYAVRPSLSVAQIGALVELVRSHAPGTTVVVDNCYGELVELEEPTAVGADVIIGSLIKNPGGGVATTGAYVAGRADIVERVANHVFAPGLGDAVGPTLDTARWFFAGLHRAPRAVVESLKTLDFAAALFARLGFAVDPLPGAPRTDIVQAIRLGNAARLEGFARGLQRMLPVNARATPQPGAVPGYADPVIMAGGAFISGSTLELSCDAPLREPYEVYLQGGIDASHGVLATMSAAAGALA
- a CDS encoding PTS transporter subunit EIIC; amino-acid sequence: MKTSALRGLDAAIAALEARMLPRLQRAADEPHFAAVRAAIQPAFWVMAAATIGAYFWIPPHPMQWHEAELFARFLDAYHIGFGAMGVALALLLANNLALRFRYDRIPAVILTALAFVLSLPRPVPLSPIVLLGTLSASSLFLAIIVASISGEVMRLIYRAVTSRPIAAALSGLVVVAIFAGIAVVLAPSHQSMADVLLASVKPLIGVGDTLPALLLVVFLQVLLWTAGVHGPGFLAALTTPVFLGAIDANSQAVLHHQAPPHIVTITLFLFFFPGGSGATLSLNLLMLFSRIPRIRRLGFASLLPSMINVNEPLIFGLPLVMNPSLTIPFIGVPLILATVTYLAMYFGLVAKTVVFLPSAIPAPIGAWLTTSGDWRAVILVLVNIAISLLLYVPFYRAFEETLRAKPEEEAQLVQAAEAIREHELELERHPESAP
- a CDS encoding gamma-glutamyl-gamma-aminobutyrate hydrolase family protein (Members of this family of hydrolases with an active site Cys residue belong to MEROPS family C26.) — encoded protein: MKPRIAIAVSASEVDAPDARAKYRFAIEQAGGQPELVAPPHFIASVPDLIERFDGVLLPGGADVAPALYGSREHPSVQPAPEGTDEFQLEVARAAKRAGIPLFGICRGMQVMNVAFGGTLYEDIDDQYAAPNSLRLRHSQTPDHARDETTHVVEIVAGSALAELVGTTTMATNSLHHQAVRRVPAGLRAVAATRDGIVEAVEATDARAMCIGVQWHPEELVRRDEPSRALFRGFIAGAAQRAARRAERAS
- the lexA gene encoding transcriptional repressor LexA gives rise to the protein MDRKTTPRQQAILDVIKEFQREHGYPPSVREIGERVGLSSSSTVQSHLRTLQRKGLIHRDATKPRALVTGSEVSRDVVTLPLVGRIAAGPVATANQDVETEIVLPSNLAAKSGSFMLRVKGDSMVDAAILDGDLIVVQPQQVADNGDIVVAMVEGPGTEGEATVKTFYKEANRVRLQPANKYMEPIYSDNVQVIGKVSAVIRKL